The following proteins are co-located in the Billgrantia tianxiuensis genome:
- a CDS encoding TolC family outer membrane protein → MTHATDLSRARRMAKAMMVGSSLALLPLSAAVAQTLPPGLAAPGSADIQQVVRQALTTNPEVKAALNGLSAAGHDVGVARGNYLPSIDLAAGIGREEREGDGRGSYDTDFAELRLTQMIYDGFATRSEVERLDRAQLVRYYELLGASENVALEATRAYLDVSRYRELVRLAQNNYADHLRVFNQIEERVRSGAGRGVDLEQISGRLALAESNLMTEASNLHDVTARYQRIVGDLPAENLAPAPQLDSRLPPSVAEAVNLAFQGNPDFHAAIENIEAAKAEQTGTRAGFQPRLDLRGRTGTNNNENGFDGFGRRDRHSIELVASMNLYRGGSDLASFRAASDRVEQAIDQRDLACTNVRQTTQIAFNDTQRLREQIRYLNDHRQSIDRVRGAYQQQFDIGQRTLLDVLDSENEYFEASRAYTNAQYDIALADARTLAAMGQLMQALGVMRDDMPTLAELGSDGVALDPSILCPVDGPMGYTLADFTRGISAPAPTRAPDITLSADALFAVNSAELGPDARQELADLAGQIRSRTDLARVFIAGHADSTGSDAINDPLSQRRADSVADYLVSQGVDRGLIQTRGYGSRQPVASNDTVEGRRQNRRVEVTLERVGENLDLGAASQWTSDMHQASGAEEQPSIASVWADTQPVASLYGELETAAQDERQTVNVEQGTYLQVVALRSSERAQSVGHQLSDTLAQPMRLVSTADLHRVQLGPIGDPGELAALRAELKRLGYADSYVVQG, encoded by the coding sequence ATGACACATGCTACTGACCTCTCTCGTGCCCGACGTATGGCCAAGGCCATGATGGTGGGTTCATCGCTTGCGCTGCTCCCCCTGTCCGCCGCGGTGGCCCAGACCCTGCCGCCCGGGCTGGCTGCGCCGGGCTCCGCTGACATCCAGCAAGTGGTGCGCCAGGCACTCACCACCAATCCAGAGGTCAAGGCCGCTCTGAACGGCTTGAGCGCCGCTGGCCATGACGTGGGCGTAGCGCGTGGCAATTACCTGCCAAGCATCGACCTGGCGGCTGGCATCGGTCGTGAAGAGCGCGAAGGCGATGGGCGCGGCAGCTACGATACCGATTTTGCCGAACTGCGCCTGACCCAGATGATCTACGACGGTTTCGCCACGCGCAGCGAGGTCGAGCGTCTCGATCGTGCTCAACTGGTGCGTTACTACGAGCTGCTGGGTGCCAGCGAGAACGTGGCGTTGGAAGCCACGCGTGCCTATCTCGACGTCAGTCGCTATCGCGAGCTGGTACGCCTGGCCCAGAACAACTACGCCGATCACCTGCGCGTCTTCAACCAGATCGAGGAGCGCGTGCGCTCCGGCGCCGGTCGTGGGGTCGATCTCGAGCAGATCAGCGGCCGTCTGGCCCTGGCCGAATCGAATCTGATGACCGAGGCATCGAATCTGCACGACGTCACTGCACGCTACCAGCGTATCGTCGGCGACCTGCCTGCGGAGAATCTGGCGCCGGCCCCCCAGCTCGACAGCCGCCTGCCGCCTTCGGTTGCCGAAGCGGTCAACCTGGCGTTCCAGGGCAACCCCGACTTTCATGCCGCCATCGAGAACATCGAAGCGGCCAAGGCCGAGCAGACTGGTACTCGGGCCGGTTTCCAGCCGCGCCTGGACCTGCGCGGTCGTACCGGCACCAATAACAACGAGAACGGCTTCGATGGCTTTGGGCGGCGCGACCGCCACAGCATCGAACTGGTTGCCAGCATGAACCTGTATCGTGGCGGCAGCGACCTGGCTTCGTTCCGGGCGGCCAGCGATCGCGTGGAGCAGGCCATCGATCAGCGTGACCTGGCTTGCACCAACGTGCGCCAGACCACCCAGATCGCCTTCAACGACACCCAGCGCCTGCGTGAGCAGATCCGCTATCTCAACGACCACCGCCAGTCGATCGATCGCGTGCGCGGCGCTTACCAGCAGCAGTTCGACATCGGTCAGCGCACCCTGCTCGACGTGCTCGACAGCGAAAACGAATACTTCGAGGCAAGCCGGGCCTACACCAACGCTCAGTACGACATCGCCCTGGCCGACGCTCGCACGCTGGCTGCCATGGGCCAGTTGATGCAGGCGCTGGGTGTGATGCGCGACGACATGCCGACCCTGGCCGAGCTGGGCAGCGACGGCGTGGCGCTCGACCCCAGTATTCTCTGCCCGGTCGACGGACCCATGGGCTACACACTGGCCGACTTCACTCGCGGCATCAGTGCCCCGGCTCCGACTCGGGCTCCCGACATCACGCTCTCAGCCGATGCCCTGTTCGCGGTCAACAGCGCCGAGCTGGGCCCCGATGCGCGTCAGGAACTCGCGGACCTGGCGGGTCAGATCCGCAGCCGAACCGACCTGGCCCGAGTGTTCATCGCCGGTCATGCCGACAGCACCGGCAGCGATGCCATCAACGATCCGCTCTCACAGCGGCGGGCCGACAGCGTGGCGGACTACCTGGTCAGCCAAGGCGTCGATCGTGGCCTGATCCAGACTCGCGGCTACGGTTCCCGTCAGCCGGTTGCCTCCAACGATACGGTGGAAGGACGGCGTCAGAATCGCCGTGTGGAGGTTACTCTCGAGCGCGTGGGCGAGAACCTCGATCTCGGTGCGGCATCTCAGTGGACGAGCGATATGCACCAGGCGAGCGGCGCCGAGGAGCAACCGAGCATCGCCAGCGTCTGGGCCGATACCCAGCCCGTGGCAAGCCTCTACGGTGAGCTGGAAACCGCAGCACAAGACGAGCGGCAGACAGTGAACGTCGAGCAGGGCACCTACCTGCAGGTCGTCGCACTGCGCAGCTCCGAGCGTGCGCAGAGCGTAGGCCATCAGCTCAGCGATACGCTGGCTCAGCCGATGCGGTTGGTCAGCACTGCCGACCTGCATCGGGTGCAGCTTGGCCCCATCGGCGATCCCGGCGAACTGGCGGCCCTCCGGGCCGAACTGAAGCGCCTTGGCTACGCCGATAGCTACGTCGTACAAGGTTGA
- the thiI gene encoding tRNA uracil 4-sulfurtransferase ThiI has product MYYLLKLFPEITIKSRSVRRQMTRCLVGNIRNVLRPLGDTLHVQGGWDELKVRISDDAAFEWRHQLEEMLCRIPGIHEVQCVEEIPFVSFEDTAERLLPVWRDAIAGRSFRITAKRRGEHEFSSEQLERYLGQVLLDAAPGARVRLKAPDVDVRVEVIEDRLRLVRQRWPGLGGYPMGLQGQALTLISGGYDSPVAAWKMMRRGIKSHFLFFELGGAGHEAAVRKVAYHLWETYSRSHRVRFISVPFEGVVAELQRSIPDGLIGVVLKRMMVRAASRIAARSRIPMLVTGDAIAQVSSQSLTNLVLIDEASEVPILRPLIAEDKQTIIDTARQIGTAPFAEGMPEVCGAVSQRPNTQARHDKVVAAESNFDFSVLDAAVEHAVQTRSDRLLDALPAEESGNEPHLEVVTDLSTADGTEVSVIDIRPPAEREAAPLMLGEVECLEIPFFELQSRAETLPDDRRYLLYCDQGVMSRMQALHLHDRGLRHFGIYRAR; this is encoded by the coding sequence ATGTATTACTTGCTGAAGCTATTCCCCGAGATCACCATCAAGTCACGCTCCGTGCGGCGCCAGATGACACGCTGCCTGGTCGGCAACATTCGCAACGTGCTGCGCCCGCTCGGCGATACGCTTCACGTTCAAGGGGGCTGGGATGAGTTGAAGGTGCGCATTTCGGACGATGCAGCCTTCGAATGGCGCCATCAGTTGGAAGAGATGCTGTGCCGTATTCCAGGTATCCACGAGGTACAGTGTGTCGAGGAGATTCCCTTCGTCTCCTTCGAGGACACCGCTGAACGTTTGCTGCCGGTATGGCGGGATGCGATCGCTGGACGTTCCTTTCGCATAACAGCGAAACGCCGCGGTGAGCACGAATTCTCTTCCGAACAGCTCGAGCGTTACCTTGGCCAGGTACTGCTCGACGCCGCTCCCGGCGCCCGGGTTCGCCTCAAGGCTCCTGACGTGGACGTTCGAGTCGAGGTGATAGAGGACCGCCTGCGTCTCGTGCGCCAGCGTTGGCCTGGGCTCGGCGGTTATCCCATGGGACTGCAGGGTCAGGCCCTGACGCTGATCTCGGGCGGCTACGACTCCCCCGTTGCGGCGTGGAAGATGATGCGTCGCGGTATCAAGTCCCATTTTCTGTTCTTCGAACTGGGTGGCGCCGGCCACGAGGCAGCCGTGCGCAAGGTGGCATACCATCTGTGGGAGACTTACTCACGCTCCCATCGGGTCAGGTTCATCTCGGTGCCCTTCGAGGGCGTCGTGGCGGAGTTGCAGCGCAGCATTCCCGACGGCCTCATCGGCGTCGTGCTCAAGCGCATGATGGTCCGGGCAGCGAGCCGTATTGCGGCACGCTCGCGCATTCCCATGCTGGTGACCGGCGATGCCATCGCTCAGGTTTCGAGCCAGAGTCTCACTAACCTCGTGCTCATCGACGAGGCCAGCGAAGTGCCGATCCTGCGACCGCTGATTGCCGAGGACAAGCAGACGATCATCGATACTGCTCGCCAGATCGGCACTGCTCCGTTCGCCGAGGGCATGCCGGAAGTGTGCGGCGCTGTATCCCAACGCCCCAATACCCAGGCCCGCCATGACAAGGTCGTTGCGGCCGAGTCGAACTTCGACTTCAGCGTGCTCGATGCCGCCGTGGAGCATGCCGTACAAACCCGTTCCGACCGCCTGCTGGACGCTCTGCCAGCTGAAGAGTCCGGCAACGAACCGCACCTGGAGGTGGTGACCGACCTGTCTACGGCCGATGGAACGGAGGTCAGCGTGATTGACATTCGCCCTCCGGCGGAACGCGAAGCCGCACCGCTCATGCTTGGGGAGGTGGAGTGCCTGGAAATTCCTTTCTTCGAACTCCAGTCGCGCGCCGAAACGCTACCCGACGACCGCCGCTACCTGCTCTATTGCGACCAGGGCGTGATGAGCCGCATGCAGGCCCTGCACCTGCATGACCGGGGGTTGAGGCATTTCGGCATCTATCGCGCCAGGTAG
- a CDS encoding transglycosylase domain-containing protein: MAWLGPGESLERRSPLVQEPALAPAPQAPPSHRYLYLGLGILLFLFGVTLATLLVAEAKTSHFQAQELSRYAATLRYSVEPGRSQQIQFPSHGPFDQRLGYTLLPEFESRLLVRGYEVTEQARFSPALLDYTRRGFFPPYAEKTQGGLLIEECRGDTLYHFRYPGRQYPSFDSIPPLVLDVLLFIENRQLLDESTPYANPAVDWPRFTKAALSQVGRALDLPGQAAGGSTLATQLEKYRHSPQGLTYSPREKLRQMVSASVRSYRHGPQTMTARQDVALDYLNTVPLSAAPGYGEVHGIGDGLWAWFGTDFDTFNRRLAIGFDAVDERTEQGLALRQVVALMIAQRRPSWYLTGGRRALEDLTDSYLRLLRQEGVVPDTLAQAALEQRLTFRDYTETPFSLRVEADKAIQVARQRLGGMLGMSLYDLDRLDLSARTTLDASLQREVTRYLHRLADPEFAGEVGLLGDRLLSPDRTQDVRYSFTLFERSEEGFMVRVQTDNTDQPFDINEGSKLELGSTAKLRVLATYLEVIAELHARHAGSSREALRAIETDRQDVLSRWVLDRLIESPELRLDELLHMAMERRYSASPGEAFFTGGGRHTFNNFRREDNGRNPTLAEAMRESLNLPFIRLMRDLVRYSTHRNEPRSQLLEDDGDPRRLEYLRRFADSEGRTYLQRFWRKYRHMENDQRLVTFLEGLNVSAPRLAAVHRYLFPEASRDNFAAFLTTWLPDTTRLNEREIDTLYERYAPGNYSLTDQGYIAKVHPLELWLLGYLLDYPDASFGEAASASADERQEVYQWLFRTRHRSARDVRIRTMLEVEAFSDIHERWQRLGYPFDHLVPSLATAIGSSGDRPAALAELMGIILNDGVRQPTLRIDELHFAANTPYETRFLPAGGRAQRVMAPEVAAVLRETLSQVVEGGTARRLQGSFTLEDGSPLVLGGKTGTGNNRIETVGRGGQVISSRARNRTATFVFYLGENHFGTLTAYVPGSASDNFRFTSALPVQVLKGMEPILRPYLSTDGGACRPAPSGEYHFAEDEVDHSPDASGEDPAVSSGLALR, encoded by the coding sequence GTGGCGTGGCTCGGTCCAGGCGAGTCACTGGAGAGGCGCTCGCCCCTTGTCCAGGAGCCGGCGCTCGCGCCAGCGCCTCAGGCGCCACCGTCGCATCGCTATCTCTACCTGGGCCTGGGTATTCTGCTGTTCTTGTTCGGCGTGACGCTCGCCACGCTGTTGGTGGCGGAAGCCAAGACCTCGCACTTCCAGGCTCAGGAACTCTCGCGCTATGCCGCAACGCTGCGCTATTCGGTAGAGCCCGGTCGCAGCCAGCAGATACAGTTTCCCAGCCACGGTCCCTTCGATCAGCGCCTGGGCTATACCCTACTTCCCGAGTTCGAGTCACGCTTGTTGGTTCGCGGCTATGAGGTCACCGAGCAGGCACGCTTCTCGCCTGCCCTGCTCGACTACACTCGCCGCGGCTTCTTCCCGCCCTATGCAGAGAAGACCCAGGGCGGCCTGCTCATCGAGGAGTGCCGGGGCGATACGCTCTATCACTTCCGCTATCCAGGGCGCCAGTACCCCAGCTTCGACTCGATTCCACCGCTCGTATTGGACGTCCTGCTGTTCATCGAGAACCGCCAGTTGCTGGACGAAAGCACGCCCTACGCCAACCCCGCCGTCGACTGGCCGCGCTTCACCAAAGCGGCCCTGTCGCAGGTGGGTCGTGCCCTGGATCTGCCCGGCCAGGCCGCCGGCGGCAGCACGCTTGCCACTCAGCTCGAGAAATATCGCCACTCTCCCCAAGGGCTGACCTACTCGCCCCGGGAAAAATTGCGCCAGATGGTGTCGGCCAGCGTACGCAGCTACCGACACGGCCCCCAGACCATGACGGCTCGCCAGGACGTGGCGCTCGACTACCTCAATACCGTGCCGCTATCGGCCGCTCCCGGTTATGGCGAAGTGCATGGTATCGGCGATGGCCTGTGGGCTTGGTTCGGTACCGATTTCGATACGTTCAATCGTCGTCTGGCCATAGGCTTCGACGCGGTCGACGAGCGCACCGAGCAGGGGCTTGCCCTGCGTCAGGTCGTGGCGCTGATGATCGCGCAGCGACGTCCCTCATGGTATCTCACCGGCGGTCGGCGGGCGCTGGAGGACCTGACCGACAGCTACCTGCGACTGCTGCGCCAGGAAGGCGTGGTACCGGATACGCTCGCCCAGGCAGCGCTGGAGCAACGCTTGACGTTTCGTGATTACACCGAGACGCCCTTCAGCCTGCGTGTGGAAGCCGACAAGGCGATCCAGGTCGCACGCCAGCGCCTGGGCGGCATGCTGGGCATGTCGCTCTACGACCTCGACCGTCTCGACCTCAGCGCTCGCACGACTCTCGACGCCAGTCTTCAGCGGGAAGTGACTCGCTATCTGCATCGCTTGGCGGACCCCGAGTTCGCCGGTGAAGTCGGCCTGTTGGGAGACCGTTTGCTGTCACCCGACCGGACCCAGGACGTGCGCTACAGCTTCACCCTGTTCGAGCGCAGCGAAGAGGGCTTCATGGTTCGCGTGCAGACCGACAATACCGATCAGCCGTTCGACATCAACGAGGGCAGCAAACTCGAACTCGGGTCCACCGCCAAACTGAGGGTACTGGCCACCTACCTGGAAGTGATCGCCGAGTTGCATGCACGCCACGCAGGGAGCAGCCGTGAAGCGCTACGTGCGATCGAGACCGATCGTCAGGACGTGCTCAGCCGCTGGGTCCTGGACCGGCTCATCGAGTCCCCCGAGCTAAGGCTCGACGAACTCTTGCACATGGCCATGGAGCGGCGCTATTCGGCAAGCCCGGGGGAAGCCTTCTTCACCGGAGGCGGACGACACACGTTCAACAACTTCCGTCGTGAGGACAACGGGCGCAACCCGACCCTGGCCGAAGCCATGCGCGAATCGCTCAACCTGCCTTTCATACGCTTGATGCGCGACTTGGTACGCTACAGCACCCATCGCAACGAACCTCGCAGCCAACTGCTGGAGGACGATGGCGATCCACGGCGCCTGGAGTACCTGCGCCGGTTTGCCGATAGCGAGGGACGCACCTACCTGCAGCGTTTCTGGCGCAAGTACCGGCATATGGAGAACGACCAGCGACTCGTTACCTTCCTCGAAGGGCTCAACGTCTCGGCGCCACGACTTGCCGCCGTCCATCGCTACCTGTTTCCCGAAGCCAGCCGCGATAATTTCGCCGCTTTTCTTACCACTTGGCTACCCGACACCACCCGCTTGAACGAGCGCGAGATCGATACGCTTTACGAGCGCTACGCGCCGGGAAACTATTCGCTCACCGACCAGGGCTATATCGCCAAGGTGCATCCACTGGAGCTGTGGCTGCTGGGCTATCTGCTCGATTACCCCGATGCGAGCTTCGGCGAAGCCGCTTCCGCCAGCGCGGACGAGCGCCAGGAGGTCTATCAATGGCTGTTCAGGACACGCCATCGCAGTGCCCGTGATGTGCGTATCCGCACCATGCTAGAGGTCGAGGCGTTCAGTGATATCCATGAGCGTTGGCAGCGCCTGGGCTATCCTTTCGACCATCTGGTACCTTCGCTGGCCACTGCCATAGGCTCATCGGGCGATCGCCCGGCGGCGCTGGCAGAGCTGATGGGCATCATCCTCAACGATGGCGTGAGGCAACCCACCCTGCGCATCGACGAGCTGCATTTCGCCGCCAACACCCCTTACGAGACACGCTTCCTGCCGGCCGGCGGGCGAGCCCAGCGCGTCATGGCTCCCGAAGTGGCCGCGGTGCTGCGTGAAACGCTGTCGCAGGTGGTCGAAGGCGGTACCGCCAGACGCCTTCAGGGCAGCTTTACGCTCGAGGATGGCTCACCGCTGGTACTGGGCGGCAAGACCGGTACCGGCAACAACCGGATCGAAACGGTGGGTCGCGGCGGCCAGGTCATCAGTTCCCGGGCGCGCAACCGCACGGCAACCTTCGTGTTCTATCTCGGCGAAAATCATTTCGGCACCCTTACCGCCTATGTACCCGGCAGCGCCTCGGACAACTTCCGCTTCACCTCGGCGCTGCCGGTTCAGGTGCTCAAGGGCATGGAGCCGATCTTGCGTCCCTATTTATCAACGGACGGCGGCGCCTGCCGCCCCGCTCCGAGCGGTGAGTACCACTTCGCCGAGGACGAAGTCGATCATTCCCCCGATGCCTCGGGCGAGGATCCTGCCGTGTCGTCCGGCCTGGCCCTGCGCTAG
- a CDS encoding type I secretion system permease/ATPase, which translates to MTQQEVLDSSLEAPRSAIRDELLECLQTITLAHDHAVTPDSLTAGLPLEEGRLTPGVFPRAAARAGMTARIVKSRLVQLNPALFPAVLLLEPGRACVLVALDIKARRARVIFPELGDAATEVDLDGLSESYSGQAIYVRPRFRFDARGPEVGKQRSRHWFWGVIRENRRLYRDVIAGSVIINLFAVAMPLFVLNVYDRVVPNHATETLWVLAAGIFIVLCFDLALRMMRSAFVDLAASRADVKLSSRIMSQVLGLRMEARPASTGSFASTLQSFESVRSFIGSATVVALVDLPFVLFFAAIIALIGAPLALPVLAGIVVVLLYAMAAQGKLHELSETTWRVSAQRNATLVESLSHLETVKTLRAESRLQGSWEKATAFLSRTSAQLRLVSTSVSNVAMWAQHTVAVCVILIGVYLIIDGNLTQGGLIAAYMLSSRAMAPVSQAAALLAQYHQSSTALKSLNDVMQRPVERPDGKSFISRPVIHGEIRFDKVSLRYPDEERDALRDISLKIEPGEKVALLGRVGCGKTSLNKLLLGLYVPTAGSVMIDGVDLRQFDPVELRRHIGYVPQDVSLFFGSLRDNIVAGGGSDGVSDEALLRAIKLSGLESLVNSHPHGVDLQVGERGQMLSGGQRQAVAIARALVHDPQVLLLDEPTSAMDHASEEAFKSNLKQYGQGKTLVVVTHRTSLLSLVDRIIVIDAGKIVADGPRDKVVEALRKGQIGRAS; encoded by the coding sequence GTGACGCAGCAAGAAGTACTGGATTCCTCATTAGAGGCTCCCCGCTCGGCAATTCGTGACGAACTGCTCGAGTGCTTGCAGACCATTACCCTGGCCCACGACCATGCGGTGACGCCTGATTCGTTGACCGCAGGCTTGCCGTTGGAGGAAGGGCGTCTCACCCCGGGTGTGTTCCCCAGGGCGGCTGCACGAGCCGGCATGACGGCGCGCATCGTCAAGAGCAGACTGGTGCAGCTCAATCCGGCACTCTTTCCCGCCGTGTTGTTGCTGGAGCCAGGTCGTGCCTGCGTGCTCGTGGCGCTGGATATCAAGGCGCGCCGTGCCAGGGTAATCTTCCCGGAGCTTGGCGATGCTGCCACCGAAGTCGATCTCGACGGACTGAGCGAGAGCTACAGCGGCCAAGCCATCTACGTGCGCCCGCGCTTCCGCTTCGACGCGCGTGGTCCGGAAGTCGGCAAGCAACGCTCACGCCACTGGTTTTGGGGCGTCATACGTGAAAACCGACGGCTCTATCGCGATGTGATCGCCGGCTCCGTCATCATCAATCTGTTTGCCGTGGCCATGCCGCTGTTCGTGCTCAACGTGTACGACCGCGTGGTCCCCAACCACGCTACTGAAACGCTCTGGGTGCTGGCCGCCGGCATCTTCATCGTGCTCTGTTTCGATCTGGCGCTGCGCATGATGCGCAGCGCCTTCGTCGACCTGGCGGCGAGCCGGGCCGACGTCAAGCTATCCTCGAGGATCATGTCCCAGGTGCTGGGGCTGCGCATGGAGGCCAGGCCCGCATCGACGGGATCGTTCGCCTCGACCCTGCAATCCTTCGAGTCGGTGCGCTCCTTCATCGGTTCGGCCACGGTGGTGGCATTGGTTGATCTGCCTTTCGTGTTGTTTTTCGCCGCCATCATCGCCCTGATCGGGGCGCCGCTGGCGCTGCCGGTGTTGGCAGGTATCGTCGTCGTGCTGCTCTACGCCATGGCGGCCCAAGGCAAGCTGCACGAGCTTTCCGAAACCACCTGGCGAGTCAGCGCCCAGCGCAATGCCACGCTGGTCGAATCGCTGTCACACCTGGAAACGGTCAAGACCCTGCGGGCCGAGAGTCGTCTCCAGGGAAGCTGGGAGAAGGCGACGGCTTTTCTCTCCCGCACCTCCGCCCAACTGCGTCTGGTCAGCACCTCGGTTTCCAACGTGGCGATGTGGGCCCAGCATACCGTGGCGGTCTGCGTAATCCTGATCGGGGTCTACCTGATCATCGACGGTAACCTCACCCAGGGTGGGCTGATTGCCGCCTACATGCTGTCGTCGCGCGCCATGGCGCCGGTAAGCCAGGCCGCGGCACTGCTGGCCCAGTACCACCAGTCGTCGACTGCGCTGAAATCCCTCAACGATGTGATGCAGCGCCCGGTGGAGCGGCCCGATGGCAAGTCGTTCATCTCGCGGCCGGTCATTCACGGTGAGATCCGCTTCGACAAGGTCTCCTTGCGCTATCCGGACGAAGAGCGCGATGCGCTGCGCGATATCTCGCTCAAGATCGAGCCCGGCGAGAAAGTGGCGCTGCTGGGGCGTGTCGGCTGCGGCAAGACTTCGCTCAACAAGCTGCTGCTCGGGCTTTACGTGCCCACCGCAGGCTCGGTGATGATCGACGGTGTCGACCTGCGCCAGTTCGACCCCGTCGAGCTGCGGCGCCACATCGGCTACGTGCCGCAGGACGTGAGCCTGTTCTTCGGCTCGTTGCGCGACAACATCGTGGCCGGCGGTGGCAGTGATGGGGTCAGCGACGAGGCACTGCTGCGCGCGATCAAGCTCAGCGGCCTGGAAAGTCTGGTCAATAGCCATCCCCACGGGGTCGATCTGCAGGTCGGCGAGCGTGGGCAGATGCTCTCCGGCGGACAGCGTCAGGCCGTGGCCATCGCCAGGGCGCTGGTACACGACCCCCAGGTCCTGCTGCTCGATGAGCCCACCAGCGCCATGGATCATGCCAGCGAAGAGGCCTTCAAGAGCAATCTCAAGCAGTACGGCCAGGGCAAGACGCTGGTGGTGGTAACCCATCGCACCTCGCTATTGTCACTGGTCGATCGCATCATCGTCATCGATGCCGGCAAGATCGTCGCCGACGGCCCGCGCGACAAGGTCGTGGAAGCGTTGCGCAAGGGCCAGATCGGGAGGGCCAGCTAA